One genomic segment of Stegostoma tigrinum isolate sSteTig4 chromosome 21, sSteTig4.hap1, whole genome shotgun sequence includes these proteins:
- the LOC132210845 gene encoding DELTA-thalatoxin-Avl1a-like: protein MATPIEEIIKSVDSNIVVGIEITNSSKHFDLTAAATYAECGVVQSPPPPTIAKEKKGTCVFIKTPFSLYGVAGVLSYSFGDHQFSLLFSNPLDCIKYDSEFALHIPDTKTMTDRNLYNKMYTQLHESSCFTKTAIGRGNTALQLHKDGMEISGTMSNVHHKAIIKLEVRDHFSSPYKPNN from the exons ATGGCGACTCCAATTGAAGAGATTATAAAATCAGTTGACTCCAACATAGTTGTGGGAAtcgagatcacaaacagcagcaaACACTTTGATCTAACTGCAGCAGC GACATATGCTGAATGTGGCGTTGTACAAAGCCCACCACCACCAACTATAGCGAAGGAGAAGAAAGGAACGTGTGTGTTCATCAAGACCCCATTCTCACTCTATGGCGTTGCTGGAGTCCTGAGCTACTCCTTTGGTGACCATCAGTTCTCGCTTCTCTTTTCCAACCCTCTTGACTGCATCAAGTACGACAGTGAATTTGCCCTGCACATTCCTGACACAAAAACAATGACCGATCGAAATTTGTACAATAAAATGTATACACAACTGCATGAATCCAGTTGCTTCACCAAAACTGCAATTGGAAGAGGGAATACAGCACTGCAACTCCACAAAGATGGAATGGAGATTTCAGGCACAATGTCAAATGTGCATCACAAAGCTATAATTAAATTGGAGGTTCGAGATCACTTCTCTTCTCCATACAAGCCTAATAATTAA